One window of the Zea mays cultivar B73 chromosome 3, Zm-B73-REFERENCE-NAM-5.0, whole genome shotgun sequence genome contains the following:
- the LOC100191819 gene encoding Protein DJ-1 homolog B, giving the protein MASPAAVKKVLVPIAAGSEPAEAFVPIAVLRRAGADVTVAAAGAGTGLRVHAMYGVTVVADASVADCADASYDLVVLPGGVPGADNLGGCAALEGIVRRHALGGGLCAAICAAPPLALARWGLLDGVKATAHPEFVDKFPAEVAGVDANVVVDGRVVTGRGPAAAMEFALALVDQLYGKGKVDEIAKPMMVRYEPGYAFEELNPVQWRCSGTPRVLIPVANGSEEMEVLVTVDVLRRAKADVVVASAEEVVVARHGTRIVADALLQDAAGQQFDLIVVPGGMPGVKTTLADKVELMALLKEHAAAGRAYGAIGAATAQVLEPHGLIGGSMKATTCASRADRPSECGSRVVVDGNLATSGSTGTAMEFALAVVEKLLGPEAAREVAEALLFV; this is encoded by the exons ATGGCGTCTCCCGCTGCCGTCAAGAAG GTGCTGGTGCCGATCGCGGCGGGCTCGGAGCCCGCGGAGGCGTTCGTCCCCATCGCCGTCCTCCGCCGCGCGGGCGCCGACGTCACCGTGGCGGCCGCCGGAGCCGGAACCGGCCTGCGCGTCCACGCTATGTACGGGGTCACCGTCGTCGCGGACGCCAGCGTCGCCGACTGCGCCGACGCCTCCTACGACCTCGTCGTCCTCCCC GGCGGCGTCCCCGGCGCGGACAACCTGGGCGGCTGCGCGGCGCTGGAGGGCATCGTGAGGCGCCACGCGCTCGGGGGCGGGCTCTGCGCCGCCATCTGCGCCGCGCCGCCGCTGGCGCTGGCGCGCTGGGGCCTGCTCGACGGCGTCAAG GCAACGGCTCACCCGGAGTTCGTGGACAAGTTCCCGGCAGAGGTGGCCGGCGTGGACGCGAACGTGGTGGTCGACGGCAGGGTCGTGACGGGGCGTGGCCCCGCGGCGGCCATGGAGTTCGCTCTCGCTCTCGTGGACCAGCTCTACGGCAAGGGCAAGGTCGACGAGATCGCCAAACCCATG ATGGTCAGGTACGAACCAGGGtacgccttcgaggaactgaacccGGTTCAGTGGCGGTGCAGCGGCACGCCCAGG GTCCTGATACCAGTGGCCAACGGCAGCGAGGAGATGGAGGTGCTCGTGACCGTCGACGTGCTGCGCCGGGCCAAGGCGGACGTCGTGGTCGCGTCGGCCGAGGAGGTCGTCGTCGCGCGCCACGGCACCAGGATCGTCGCCGACGCGCTGCTGCAGGACGCCGCCGGCCAGCAGTTCGACCTCATCGTCGTACCG GGTGGCATGccgggcgtgaagacgacgctggCAGACAAGGTGGAGCTCATGGCGCTGCTGAAGGAGCATGCGGCGGCGGGCAGGGCGTACGGCGCCATTGGCGCCGCCACGGCGCAGGTGCTGGAGCCGCACGGCCTCATCGGGGGCAGCATGAAGGCGACGACGTGCGCGTCCAGGGCGGACCGGCCCAGCGAGTGCGGGAGCAGGGTGGTGGTGGACGGGAACCTGGCCACGAGCGGGAGCACCGGGACGGCCATGGAGTTCGCGCTGGCCGTCGTGGAGAAGCTGCTCGGCCCCGAGGCGGCGCGGGAGGTGGCGGAAGCCCTGCTCTTCGTCTGA
- the LOC100282624 gene encoding SEC13-related protein: MPPHKIETGHQDVVHDIAMDYYGKRLATASSDNTIKIIGVSGTSHQQLATLSGHQGPVWQVAWAHPKFGSMLASCSYDGRVIIWKEGSKPDEWALAHTFAEHKSSVNSIAWAPHELGLCLACGSSDGNISVFAARSDGGWDTTRIDQAHPVGVTSVSWAPAMAPGALISAGSSGQFEYVQKLASGGCDNTVKVWKLNNGSWRMDCFPALQMHKDWVRDVAWAPNLGLPKSTIASASQDGTVVIWTAAKEGEQWDGRVLYDFRTPVWRLSWSLTGNILAVSDGNNNVTLWKEAVDGEWQQVTTVEP, translated from the coding sequence ATGCCGCCCCATAAGATTGAGACTGGGCATCAAGATGTGGTCCATGATATTGCCATGGATTACTACGGGAAGCGCCTAGCTACAGCCTCCTCTGATAACACAATAAAGATCATTGGCGTAAGTGGAACCTCACACCAGCAGCTTGCAACCTTGAGTGGACACCAGGGCCCAGTATGGCAAGTCGCATGGGCTCATCCCAAGTTTGGTTCCATGCTTGCATCCTGCAGCTACGACGGCCGGGTGATCATCTGGAAGGAAGGAAGCAAGCCTGATGAATGGGCACTAGCACACACCTTTGCTGAGCACAAGTCCTCCGTGAACTCCATTGCATGGGCGCCTCATGAGCTGGGTCTATGCTTGGCTTGTGGTTCATCAGACGGGAACATTTCAGTCTTCGCTGCTCGTTCTGATGGAGGTTGGGACACCACACGTATCGACCAGGCACATCCAGTTGGTGTGACCTCAGTTTCCTGGGCTCCAGCAATGGCACCAGGAGCTCTAATCAGCGCAGGATCTTCTGGCCAGTTTGAGTATGTTCAGAAACTCGCTTCTGGTGGCTGCGACAACACGGTTAAGGTGTGGAAGCTCAACAATGGGAGTTGGCGGATGGACTGTTTCCCTGCCCTACAGATGCACAAGGACTGGGTGAGAGATGTCGCGTGGGCCCCAAACCTGGGCCTTCCAAAGTCCACCATCGCCAGCGCCTCTCAGGACGGAACGGTCGTCATCTGGACAGCAGCAAAAGAAGGTGAGCAGTGGGACGGCCGGGTGCTGTATGATTTCAGAACCCCCGTTTGGAGGCTGTCGTGGTCACTGACTGGGAACATACTGGCGGTTTCCGACGGCAACAACAATGTGACCCTGTGGAAGGAAGCTGTGGATGGCGAATGGCAGCAAGTGACGACTGTTGAGCCATAG